Proteins found in one Primulina eburnea isolate SZY01 chromosome 16, ASM2296580v1, whole genome shotgun sequence genomic segment:
- the LOC140817221 gene encoding PP2A regulatory subunit TAP46-like produces MEDITLPILFEQAQKIHQIASDSSIEQETVRNGCEILRKCEDMIGKLGLFSSNETKDDISTNNLKYLLVPYYLGELTEKNSQENRIQILKASLAKLKEFIPFCEAIELVPEHELESSMQSRSNSSADQRAIQIARLKRTKAAESKLLEIKERKERRGRSIRASALSTPIERGEQDLEDDDGEEEREAWITTISLALCKSFDLSEMLKKEEEMLLDRQRVLRSRR; encoded by the exons ATGGAGGACATTACATTGCCGATTCTATTCGAGCAGGCTCAAAAGATTCACCAAATCGCCTCCGATTCTTCAATCGAACAG GAAACTGTGAGAAACGGTTGCGAGATTTTGAGGAAATGCGAGGATATGATTGGAAAGTTGGGGTTATTTTCATCTAATGAGACGAAGGATGATATCAGTACTAACAACCTCAAATATCTTCTT GTTCCATATTATCTCGGTGAGCTAACAGAAAAAAATTCACAGGAGAACCGGATTCAGATTCTTAAAGCTTCACTAGCCAAGCTAAAG GAATTTATTCCATTTTGTGAAGCTATCGAACTAGTACCAGAACATGAACTGGAATCATCTATGCAATCAAGGAGCAATTCATCTGCTGATCAAAGAGCTA TTCAGATTGCTCGGTTAAAACGCACAAAAGCGGCCGAGTCAAAATTGCTTGAAATAAAGGAACGGAAGGAACGTCGTGGGCGCTCAATTAGAGCATCTGCACTATCTACTCCCATTGAGAGGGGGGAACAAGATTTAGAGGATGATGACGGAGAAGAGGAAAGGGAA GCATGGATAACCACCATCTCCTTGGCACTATGTAAG TCGTTTGATCTGTCAGAGATGCTTAAGAAAGAGGAAGAAATGCTCTTAGATCGGCAACGGGTTTTGCGTTCccgtcgctaa